The nucleotide sequence ttagcagcgcacctccagaatgaattagggtaagctgctttccttctgcatctccaGCTCTCTCCATGTAATGCATGGCTGACAGATGGAGGTCCAACCCCAGGAACATTCTCCTACCTGAGCACTCCTTCAGCCAACCACATGCACCAAGCCTTGTCACTAGACTTTTATAAGGGTCTCCTAAAATGGTCAATAtgcaccacctgaggcaaaagggACTGTGCAGGTGATTAATAAAGAAGGGGGGACAATGTGGCCCAAGGGGTGGAGGATTATTGTGCGGAGGATGAAGAACTTCATGGTGAACTTTGGACCCTGATGAAGAGTGGATAGGTTCATGGACAtagagcagctccctttcctgtgACAAACCTCTTTATTTATAAAGTAAATACCACCGTTCAACTGTATTCTAAGATAATGCTACCTCAATAACAATGATTAAGGGTTATGAAAAGTTGATGATGCATTACCATTACTTGCCATTATGCCATTTCCATTTCCCAAAAAATTGGAACATATGGAGGACAAGAGAGAAATGTTAAAATAAGAGCAGGTGCTAATTGATGTGTGTaatattcctttcttctcttcgtagaaaacaaataggatttcCTCCCCACTTCGCCCTCCAAAGCAGACAATTGAGATGGCAGTCAGAACTCTGTAGGGCCATGTTAATGGAAATaacgaagaaaccatttaaatacatacagtgtgaaaagagaaaggagaaacaatttgaaagtatggagtgtgggaagagcttcagtgacagtggaacaataagaaaacatcaacagacttgcattggggagaaaccatttaaatgtatggagtgtggaaagtgcttcactgAAAGAGGAAACCTTAGAActcatcaacgaactcacacgggggagaaaccatttaaatgcatggagtgtggaaagtgcttcaatGAAAGAGGAAACCTTAGAActcatcaacgaactcacacgggggagaaaccatttaaatgtatggaatgtggaaagaacttcagttcgaatggacaccttagaattcatcaacggactcacacgggggagaaaccatttaaatgcatggagtgtggaaagagcttcactgagagtggaacacttagagttcatcaacggactcacacgggggagaaaccatataaatgcatggagtgtggaaagagcttcacttatagtggacaccttagaattcatcaacggactcacacgggggagaaaccatttcagtgcatggagtgtggaaagagcttcactggtagtggacaccttagaattcataaacggactcacacgggggagaaaccatataaatgcatggagtgtggaaagagcttcactgatagtggaccccttagaattcatcaacggactcacacgggggagaaaccctttcaatgcatggagtgtggaaagagcttcagtcagagtagagaccttagaattcatcaacgggtTCACACGGggcagaaaccatttcaatgcatggaatgtggaaagagcttcagtcagagtggataccttggaattcatcaacggactcacacggggcagaaaccatttcaatgcatggaatgtggaaagagcttcagtcagagtggataccttagaattcatcaacggagtcacacgggggagaaaccatttcaatgcatggaatgtggaaagagcttcagtcagagtggacaacttagaattcatcaacggactcacacgggagagaaaccattcaaatgcattgagtgtggaaagagctttagtcacagtagagaccttagaattcatcaacggactcacacgggagagaaaccatttaaatgcatggaatgtggaaagagcttcactcagattggacaccttagaattcatcaacggactcacacgggggagaaaccatttaaatgcatggagtgtggaaagagcttcagtcggagtggacttcttacaaaacatcaacaaactcatacagAGTGCTAGGGAATTGGATAGAAGTTCAGTTGTAGTGGAAGTCTTTCAAACCATCAAATGACTCTTGAGTGTTAAGAGCTGTAAGAGTGGGAACTCTACAAGCCATCAAGTAACTCAAAAAAGAGAAACGGTTTAAATAGAAGGAGTGAGGAATCTACTTTGGTTATTATGGAATGATTTCCAAAACATCTACCAACTTCCATGGGGTGTATCTATTCAGAGTGCAGAACATGTTTCTCTCCGAGTTGACACTTTCCTTCACATCAGTAAcaggaaatcaatcttaaatATATGAAGCATATGTGAGCTTTTGTTGCTTGTAACATTGTCTAGACATATATTTAAAGTAACAAAGGTAACATTTCACAATAGtaagcataatataatatttagtATACCGTTAGATAGCGAGGGGGAGTGTGTGTTTGGAGTGTTGCTGCTGAATGAGGATGGACTGAGAGTGAGCTGGAAATGTTTGTATCTGGGAATGGAGAGTTGCACAAAGTGGAGCTGAGACTTGGGGTGTTGCTTTGGAACCAGAGTTGGTTAGATTAGTATTATAGGAACAGCAGCATTACTCCCAGTGTTATAATTGCAACAATGGAATCATGAAGACACAGAAAGACCGAAAGCACCTACTTATATGACCAAGGCAATAATGAAACCCTCACCTTTTTTATTTATAGATATATTGTGCCTAGATATGTTAGGTGGCAGGTTAAATAAAAGGGGCATAACCAGCAATGGCTCTGTTCCTAGCTGCGCATCTTGCatgaggagggaaaggggaacaGGGAAAAAGGGACCTTCCAgagcatctcaaagcaatgtgCGGGTGGGGGCACAGTGACACAAGTGTGTGCAGAATGCTATCCCCAAAATGATGAAGGGGAGAAACAATATGGATGAGTATAATGTGGAAGGAGGTTCAGGCAGGTCCTAAATGGAGAGTGCCAAGGGTCACCTTCCTCCAAATCCACCAGCTGCCCCAAGGCAGGAGTCACCTCTGGGCCTTGAGGGTGGAAAGCTTCCCTCCACCTTTGCAACTGGACATGCTCCTAGGAAATGCTCCTGCATGATGCGTATTATTGGTGGGATTGTGGTTTGCTTCTGATCTGAATGGCGGTGTGATCCATGTTGTCTTAACAAAGGCAACCATTTTGTGGCTGTTGTCCAGCCTGCTGCTCGATGTGCcccaatatagtggtacctcgggttacagacgcttcaggttacatgcgcttcaggttacacactccgctaacctagaaataatgcttcaggataagaacagaaattgtgctctggcggcgcagcggcagtgggagaacccattagctaaagtggcgcttcaggttaagaacagtttcaggcaaagaatggacttctggaacgaattaagtacttaacctgaggtagcactgtatataaAGCAGTGTTGAGGAGGCTGCGTCGAAGACCACGCctttcttttttgtggggtgaAGATAGTTGCCCCCAGGTGACTCCTCCGTGTGCCAGTAAGGATGCTTTGGTGGCGGGGGGTGCCCTCTTCTCTGGTTAATCTCAGGCAACTAATTTCTTCAGTCCCCCCCCCGAACGGCTGGCTCAACGTCTGCGCTTCAAAGAGGATCTTGCAGTGCAAACATTGGGAGgagtctccccaccccagcccttCTCTACCTTCCTATCGCCcttcagctccccctcccctcagcccTGTTTGTAGATGCAAAGGGAGGAGAAACAAactcttctctccctccacaaACCTCCCAGTTATATGGCCCCTCTTCCTACTCTCTTCTGAAAATTGGAGTAATATCAGGTGGAGGGGGGCGGAGGTCAAGAGAGGAcacagagggaaggaggagaaagggtGGAGGGAAAGGGGCAGAGACTCCTGCCCTGGGACCCATCGACGGGCCCAGATCCATGCAGCTATACTGCAAAAGAGGTTGCGAATCAGAAAATGATTGGACGCAGCCACAGGCAGGGCAAGAATTGGTGAGTTTAGTCGCCTTTTCTTCAGAGTTTCAAGTCGCTGATAGAGCAGCAGAACCAAGAAGTTCAGGGAATGAGGTGGGAGACAACCTTGAGGGGGGTGCTATGCaaccaggaggaggaaggcagtgtTTAGAGGACTCTTCCTTTGAGGAGGGGCAAGGGAGGGAAGACCAGACATTGCCACCCTTTGTAGGAGacagctggcccacccctctccattccccgcgggctccactcagggagcgcagcggctttttttgccacTGCACTCCCCGAGCGGAGCCATCTCGtggcatggagaggggttgggtGAGCGAGGGGGGATCTCGctcccctcgctggcccgtccgTCTCCTTACCCCGCCGGCTCCGCTCTGGGAGCGGAGCTgtcccggggcatggagaggggttgtgccagcaaggggggtgacacccctcctcgctggcctgcccctctccatttccTGCTGCTTCAGGGAGCgcagcggcgaaaaaagctgctggaagggggaaagccccctctttcagcggcttttttcgccgctgccTGGAGGCGGGGATCGCAGGGGTGgggccccgccccgagtgtcaaccccccagggcgctacccagGCGGCCCACCCaccgcccccttgctctgcccctgcctgggacccagcaacagggGTCCAGATCCATGCAGCTCTActgcaaaaggggggggtgaCTGAAAATGAGAGGACGCAGTCACAGGCAGGGCAAGAATGGGTGAGTTTAGTTGCCTTTTCTTCAGAGTTTCAAGTCGCTGATAGAGCAGCAGAACTAGAAAAGTTGCTGTCTGAGAATGAGGGGGGAGACAACCTTGTTGAgggttgctatgcaaccaggaTTAGGAAGGCATTGTTTAGAGGACTCTCCCTTCGAGGACGGGCAAGGGAGGGAAGAACAGACATTGCCACCCTTCTTAGGAGGCGTGGACTCAGACTGAGCAACTCATATCCAAGAGTAGCTGGTGCAATGCTGCTCTCTCTGTTAATTgtaaataaacatatatataaACCTACTGAAGGCTCAGTAATTCTTCTCagagcttgcttgcctgcctgagatcgTAACACCAGGTGGCAACCCCAAGGCTGCTGTCTAACCAACTGAAATATCCCTAGATCTGGCAGCATGTACACTGGCCTCTCCTGTTGAATCATTAATCGGCAATACCGGACTTGACAAGGCGTAGAGGGAAGCTCAGTTATCTGCTGGTGAATGGGGGAATATTTCAACAAGTGACTAGGTGAATAGAACAGGGCTGGGACTGTGGGAAACAGAACAGAGCAAAATATGATCACAAGCACCCCAACTAGAGGACATGGGACACTGACCCCTATAGTTAAAGTTGGGGGTGGAGATTTCCACCCAAAAAGTCTTGCTGAGGGCCACACTTCTGGGACCAGGATGGAATTTGTCCCCACCCTTTGTAACATGCAGCTGGGCTCACTTCCCAGAGCCACTTGGAGGGCTTGGCTCCACAGGCAACTGGGTGCAACCCACCAGCTCCCTCCTTCTGCCTGAGGGTGGCCTGCACTGCTTCCTCTGTCAGAGGTGGGGTTACTTCTGAAGTGCGAAGGGTGCCATGGCCTCTTCCTCCTTGTCCACCTCGTGAGAAAgaggtgaaaaccagcacttcGTCCTTTCTTGGGAGTTATAGGACCAAGGTAATATTGAAACCCTCACCTCTTCTTTTGATTTATAGATATATTGCGCCTAGATATCTTAGGTGGCAGGTTAAATAAAaggggtagaatcatagaatcatagagttggaagagaccacaagggccatgcagtccaaccccctgccaagcaggaaacaccatcaaagcattcctgacagatggcctccAAAGACCtgttaaagacctccaaagaaggagactccaccacactccttggtagcaaattccactgctgaacagctctcactgtcaggaagttcttcctaatgtttaggtggaatcttatttcttgtagtttgaatccattgccccgtgtccgtttctctggagcagcagaaaacaacctttcaccctcctctatatgacatccaaATTCTCGGTCTTCATCCTTCCGAGTGGTGGATCTATGGCTGGGCAGGATCTGTCCTGCCTCAGACTGCAGGGGAGGCAGCTCACAGGACGGAATTCATTCCAGTGCACACCTTCTCTCAAGGGAGGAGCATACTGGCTGGACATCTTCTCCCCCCCTGACTTGGTTTGTTTCCCCAAGTGGTGGAATCAATGTGTCCCAGAAAACAGGGTCTTCCACTTCCGCTTGAGGAGCCATGGCAGATGGCTGAAAATTCCATCATCTCACCCCATGGGAGTAATTAGAGACTGAGATAggagtaatcagcctcccaaaaTCTTCTCAAGCCTCCCAAAATCTTCTCAAGGGTACGGGAAGACAGAGTCTCATCCGCAGATGCCCAGCAAACCATCCCCAAAtttggaaggaaggagggggtgggggcacTGGATGGAAAGCCCACGAGAGAGTCTGGCTCTCCTGGATGCTGTCTCCATGAGCGAATCAAGTTCCATTTcttaagatgaaaaattggatttAAATTTTGGACATGCTTTGAGCGAGGAGGGAGAAATTACTCTGCTAATTAACCCAGCCACTgaggtgccaaaaaaaaaaaaagactgagtGGACGAAGGATTAACATCTAAGTTGTTATGCTGGAACACaacggaaaggggggggggtaagctctcTTATTAGTGTACTTTGCTCTATTATATTATTTggcacaaaaaacaacaactcgcAGATCATCCAATACCTGTTGCTCGCTTCTAAGGTGTGGGACGAGGAACGCTGAGTGCACAGCATTGCATATATCACTAACTCTCCAACACAGTCACCATGAGCGGCAGTTCCTCTGTTTTTTAAGTTAGATATGAATTTGGGCTTTAAAAACAGACATGCTCTGGAAGAAGGAGACGAGATAACCCGCTAACTGAATCTGCCACTGAGTGCGAGGGTCTCGATTTGGAGAGGACAATCATCGTAACCGGATTGGAAGGTGAGTGGAACAGCATTTCCTGACAGAGATTTTCACATGAAATAATTTTCCCTTTCAACAGGATGCGTGAACCTCTAAGAAGACTCAACCCCATTGTTTGTCCCTTCTTTTCTCCCAcaataccaaaataaaaataaaaatgaggggATACAGACAGTAATTTAAATACTGTATTCTATTTCCAAGGTTCTCAGAAAATTGCATTTGCATTTCTTTTCGTCTTTCTTTCCTTATAGtcattttctttctgttctgcGAAACAAGCTTGAATCCCTGCTATATTAATGTAATCAATATATCTTCTACTatccaaaacattcccacacacatacccctcaagtacttttgcctggctggaatgggtGACTAAATTGTGTTGGTGCCCCTTGTATGCCAAGATGGAAGCAAATGGAAGTAGAATCCTCTGGCTTCTTTTGTGGTTGGAATGCAAAACTCACATGACTTTCGTCTCTGGCTATaatcaccactggcatgtggttcccggctggtttttattttatttaacaaaatttgtatAACTGTAGTAAAACCTCTTGGTGGGTTTCAAGAAATATCAAAAATATCAatgaaaacagttcaaaacaactgaAAACATATACAGATCATTTAAATTAAGAGTGAAAAGGATTCAAAGACATCAACATCGATgcgtctggataggcttgtctaaataaaaCTGTTTTAAGCAGGAGCAAAACAAGAGTACAGCAAAGGCATCCgtctggtgtcaataggcagggagttccaatgtgtAGATGCTGCtgcactaaaatattgatttttcaCAATTGAGGAACCAGGATTATGTGGCACTGGTAACAGCACCCAAGGGAACACACTTTCTCCCTGCATGCCTAGCACTGGGGGGCACCACTCTCCCACTTAAGGTAGCGTGACAAAAATAGTGCATGAAATAAGACAAGAGCCATCAGGTTGTTCTAAAACAACAGTTTGGGATAACACCTAAAATCATATACACATAACCAATTATCTGGAAAGAACAATTTAATGtagcaaataattaaaaaaacaacaacacccatgcAGTGTAACACCTGCAAATATAGAATCAATATTATTAGATATAATAAATGCTATTAGAGACATATACAGTACCGGTATTTGCCATTATTTGCAAACTGTTTTCCAACATCTGATATTCAAGCCAAAAAGTGGCTGTGTACATACAGACATGTAATGAAGATCACTCTAGAAGACCTAAAGCATTTGACGCCAAGTAGAGTTTTGATAACGTTGCATATATTTGGATAAACTGTTTTTATTAAGTTTATTCATtccatgtttattatttattgttaccTATGAACTACTTTAAATTACTCTTACCAAACACTTGGTTACACGTATATGGTTTTAGTTTTGATGCCAATCCATTTCATCACAACCGTCTTCCGTGCATTTTGCGATCGGGTCTGGTGTTCGAAACCTCCACCTCGTGACCCACCTCCCTTGTTCCACCTCCTCCCTACTGTTGCCTGCCTAGGCTTCTTGGCATGGGAGAGACAAGAGATTTGGCAGAGGACTTTGCCCTTACTCCTGGCACTAGGTTGCCACCCGTTTACCCTTGCTCCCTGACTGCTGGGACTtggcttcctgtgctcctagCACGATGGACGGGTGCTGCCTCCTTAAGTGCAAGCGCAGGCTGCTGGTACTATAATGTGCCGCGTCTCTGCCCCTGCTCATTACCCGCCTGCAGTGGCTGCAGACAGCGGTGCTGGGATCCACCCCCACCTCAAAGTGCTCCCACACGGTGCTCTGCCGCTTCTGCGGTGAATCAGGCTGGCTGCCTTCGGTCTGGGGGGTCAGCGCCACCCCAGGAGCAGCGGGGGAACCGCAGGAGGTACCCCCTTGCGGCACTGGTGGGGTGTGCTCCTGCTGCTCCACAGTGCTCCAGACAGAAGCACCTCTGCCTAGGGAAGAGCAGTGGAAGAGATCTTCCCCTTCAATCAAGCTGAGGGCATCCAATACAGACACTTCCTCAGATAAGCTGATGTCCATCAGTGGGCTGAGCTCTCTCCCTTCTCCGACTAAAATAGATGACTCTGCaagactgctgctgctggcagtgCCTCCTGCCTCCTCAAACAACACCCCGGCAGTAAGAGAAGGCTTGTCCCCGCTACCAGAAGATTCAGGAAAGTGAGGAATCGGGATAGGTAGCTGATGCTGCCCAACGCAAGTAGTACTAGGAGGAAGATGGACTAATATAACTGGGGGGAAATCAGTCTGGCCCGTgttgctgcagctgttgctactGCTAGCCATTTTGCCACAGGTAGGCCTATTAATAAGGTCGCAACTGTGATTAAAGACCTTTCCACGCTCGAGAGTTTTATGTGGCTTTTCCCCCGTGTGGATTTTTTGATGAGAAGCCAGAGCTCTTTTCTctgtgaagcactttccacactccaagcatttgtgtggcttctcccccgtgtgacttCTTTGGTGGGTAGTGAGGTGTGCCTTCtgactgaagccctttccacattccCGGCATGTATGTGgcttctcccccgtatgaattctttgatgaatTGTGAGATTTGTCTtccgagtgaagctctttccacactccaggcaTCTGTGtagcttctcccccgtgtgaattctTTGGTGAATAGTGAGATCTGCTTTttgacagaagctctttccacattccgggCATTTAtggggtttctcccccgtatgaattctctgatgggaagtgagcctTCTCTTCTGCATGAAGCTTTTTCCGCACTCCAAGCATTTATGTGGTTTGTCCCCCTTGTGGATTCTCTGATGGAAAGTAAGGTAAGCCCTCTgaccgaagctctttccacactccaaacatttaaaaggcttttctcctgtgtgaattctttgatgactAGTGAGATTTATCTTCTGACAAAAgtcctttccacattccaagcatttatatggtttcttccCTGTGTGGGTCCTTTGATGGGTAGTTAGAGCAGAACTGTgtcgaaagctctttccacattccaagcatttatatggtttctcccctgtatggatccTTTGATGGGTAGTTAGAGCAGAACTgtgacgaaagctctttccacatttcaagcACTTATGTGGTTTTTCCcttgtgtgaattctttgatgagaaaTGAGACTTATCTTCTGACaaaagctctttccgcattccaagcatttatatgGCTTTTTGCCTGTGTGGATCCTTTGATGAGTAATAAGGGCAGAACTGTAACGAAAGTCCTTTCCACAATCCAGGCATTTATGTGGTTTCTCctgtgtgtgaattctttgatgggtagcAAGAAGTGTCTTCTGACAGAAgcccttcccacattccaagcatttaaatggtttcaccCCTACATGGATCCTTTTATGGGTAATGAGGTCCGAACTTTGAcaaaagctctttccgcactctaAACATTTGTATGGTTTCTTTCCTGTGTGGATTTTGTAATGGGTTCTGTAACagttctcctccatgacttcttTATATAGAGCTTTCTGGTCAGGATTCAGCAGATCCCACTCCTCCTCGGTAAAATACACAGAAAACTCCTCAAACGACCCTAGACcctgaaagaagaagagtttggatttgatatcccgctttatcactacccgaaggagtctcaaagcggctaacactctcctttcccttcctcccccgcaacaaacactttgtgaggtgagtggggctgagagacttcagagaagtgtgactagcccaaggtcacccagcagctgcatgtggaggaggagggaagcgaacccggttccccagattacgagtctaccgctcttaaccactacaccacactggtgtggtgaaagaaaggaaaataattgCTACTTTATAGATAACTAGGAGCAGTGTCTGTGCCAACTCCACTCATGAATTCCCTTCCCATTCGCCCCATTAACTCCCTAGAGCTTCTCTTTCTAACCCCAAGCAACTACTAAACTAGCTATAGTGTGCAACTACTGTTGCACAAAAACcacctgatgatcgtcttccaaagcagctactctattgttttaacattcgtttgggagccgcccagagtggctggggaagttcagctagatgggcggagtacaaatgaagtattagtattagtattagtattattacgaacttaaaaatg is from Lacerta agilis isolate rLacAgi1 chromosome 2, rLacAgi1.pri, whole genome shotgun sequence and encodes:
- the LOC117042675 gene encoding zinc finger protein 2 homolog; protein product: MEENCYRTHYKIHTGKKPYKCLECGKSFCQSSDLITHKRIHVGVKPFKCLECGKGFCQKTLLATHQRIHTQEKPHKCLDCGKDFRYSSALITHQRIHTGKKPYKCLECGKSFCQKISLISHQRIHTREKPHKCLKCGKSFRHSSALTTHQRIHTGEKPYKCLECGKSFRHSSALTTHQRTHTGKKPYKCLECGKDFCQKINLTSHQRIHTGEKPFKCLECGKSFGQRAYLTFHQRIHKGDKPHKCLECGKSFMQKRRLTSHQRIHTGEKPHKCPECGKSFCQKADLTIHQRIHTGEKLHRCLECGKSFTRKTNLTIHQRIHTGEKPHTCRECGKGFSQKAHLTTHQRSHTGEKPHKCLECGKCFTEKRALASHQKIHTGEKPHKTLERGKVFNHSCDLINRPTCGKMASSSNSCSNTGQTDFPPVILVHLPPSTTCVGQHQLPIPIPHFPESSGSGDKPSLTAGVLFEEAGGTASSSSLAESSILVGEGRELSPLMDISLSEEVSVLDALSLIEGEDLFHCSSLGRGASVWSTVEQQEHTPPVPQGGTSCGSPAAPGVALTPQTEGSQPDSPQKRQSTVWEHFEVGVDPSTAVCSHCRRVMSRGRDAAHYSTSSLRLHLRRQHPSIVLGAQEAKSQQSGSKGKRVAT